CCGATATCCACCATATACTATTAACATTGCTCCAAAAAGGTATCTGATTAACCCGGAAGGTAACATCCCAAAAGTAGCGGAGGAGGCCACCAAAAAGAGGCCTCCTCCTAAATATGCCAGCCCTATTGTCATCGAAAGCATCGACGAGAGCTGCCGGTACAATGGCTTACGCTTCATACTGCTTATTCCAAGACGAAGCTAATGGGTAAGTTATATTTTACCCGAACGTTACGGCCTGACTGCTTTCCGGGCTTCCATTTGGGCATTCCCTTTACCACACGGATAGCTTCTTCATCACAACCAAAGCCTAAACCTTTCAATACGGCAATATCCTGAATACTTCCATCCGTGTTTACCACGAATGTTAAAAATACCCTTCCGGATACGTTGGCACGTGAGGCCGCCGCAGGATACTTGATATTTTTACTTAAGTATTGCCCCAAAGCACTTAATCCACCGGGGAATTCAGGGTTTTGCTCTACGACTTGGAAAACCTGCTCTTCAACAGGTGCTGCTTCCACTACTTTTACCTCTTCTTTTACAGGCGCGGTTTCTTCAGGGGCGATGATTGCTTCCTGAGCATTTTCATCACCTTCCTGTGTTTTGTCAGCGACAGCCGCTTTTTCCAACTCTTCCACTACCGGTGGAGGTGATTCTTCGGGTACTTCTTCATCTTTCTTCACTTCCGGAGGAAGGAATTTGATGGTTGCCACTTTGGGAATCTCAATTGGCGGCGGCGGCGGCGGCGGCGGTTCGTTAGGGTCGATTGGCGGTGGCGGGATCTTCATCAAGTCCATTTCGGTCATGTTCAATTCCTGTTCTTCATTAGGAATCAGACTGATGAGGGCCGGAGAAAGCATAGCCAATACAAACAAACCGATGCCGATAAACATGGATTTGGTCAGCGTTGGACGATATACTTTTCTCAGGTCATACGCACCATACGCTTTATTGCGGTTCTCGAATATGATATCATCAAGAGTTGCCGCGGATGCTTTAATTTCAGCCATTGCGTTTGGTTATTTTTTTAGAATAAAATACAATTAATTTGCCTTGTCTCCTAAAAGTTCTTTCTCAGAGGTCGTAAGCGCATCTACAAGAGCATAGCGTCGGCTTTTGGTCACGGCCATCTCATCAAGTGCATCTACCATATTTTTGTAGGTGCTGCTTTTAAGCGGCTTAAGAACAACAACGAACTGACTGATTCCTTTGTCATCCTTACCATGCTCACGATCTACCTGTGCCTGTGATTGAAAAATCAACGTGCGCAAATCAGGGCCGTAAGAGACTTTTTTCAACTCTGCTTTGGCTTTGTCGTCATCAGCGGCAATCCGATCAAGAGCCCATACGGTATTGTCTTTGCCTAAAAATAGGGTCAATACTTTGGAAGCCTTTAAAGGTTCCGTTTCCTGAGGTTGATCCTGATTCTGCTTATCAGGTACTGCCAACGACATAGACTTAGGCTTGCTAAGCGTAGTGGCCAGGATGAAGAATGTAATGAGCAGGAAGCCCAAATCCACCATCGGGGTCATGTCTACGCGCGTAGAGGCTTTTTTACTGCGGACTTTCTTATCACCATGTCCGCCACCACCACCTTGTGCTATTTCTGCCATTTCTTTAAAAAAGTTTTATAGTGGTTTGGTTTATTTGTCTGATGTCCAGCCCGCCGGAGGAGCTTCAGAACCCGTGATCAAGTTAAACTTGTTAATGTTTTGGGCTTGCAATGAGGCCATAACATCTTTGAAAACGGGAAACTTAGACACGTTATCACCTTTAATGGCAATACGAAGTCCGTTGTTAGCGCGGCGAGCTTGGTATATCCACTTGGCTAACTCGTTTTGGGCGGTTGAATCTGTAGGAACACCCGGTTGAGGAACATCCTTCATCTTGTCAGGGTTTGTTACTCCTACGTTCAGCCATTGAGGCAAAGCACGAATCGGTACACCAAAATTGGATTGAAGAGAGAATACTTTTTTCTGTTTGTCAGTAAATTGTACTCCTTCCGTTTGGGAAATATTCTCAAGCATCGCGATACGCGTCTGTTGATTATCCACTCCAAAATATACTTTCCCGTCTTTGCCTATGCTGATAATCATGATATCACTGTCCGGAACCGGAATCGCGGAAATAGACGAGGGTGTTTCGATGGTCGCTGCATCCTGTGATTTAAACTGAGCCGTCAAGATAAAGAAGGTCAGCAACAGGAAAGCTACGTCGCACATCGCCGTCATATCCATCATCGGAAAATTCCGTTTGGGTTTTATAGCAGGCATATTACTTTCGGTTTAAATTGACAATACAAATGTAGAACACAAACAAATACAAAGCAAATATTTATATATAATTTTTTTATATATGATACTTGCTAAGTATACTCCTAGTTGTGAGCGGAGAAGTTTTGTTGGATGCTCAAACCGATTTCGTCAATTTTGTACGTCAACGTATCAATACGGCTGGTGAAATAGCTATACATGATAGTAGCGATCGCCGCAGTACCGATACCTAAAGCTGTGTTTACAAGTGCTTCAGAGATACCCGTTGCAAGAGCGCCGGTATCAGGAGCACCTGTGTTACCCATAGCGGCAAATGCACGGATCATACCCAATACCGTTCCAAGAAGTGCGGTCAATGTAGAAACTGACGCCAGGGTTGCGATAATGGTTAAGTTTTTCTCAAGCATAGGCAGCTCAAGGCTGGTAGCTTCTTCCACTTCTTTCTGAAGAGCCGCTAATTTTTGATCTTTTGTCAGTTCGGTCTCTGTGCGCAGTTCGATGAACTTATGCAGCGCTGTTTTTACAACATTACCCACTGAACCTTTTTGCTTGTCGCACTCTTTGATAGCGGCTTCCACTTCATTTTTGTCAAGAAGGGCTTTGATTTTACGAACAAACTCATCAATTGAGCCTGCTCCGTTGGCACGTCCAAGGATGAAGAAACGCTCAATTGAAAAAACTAATACTGTCAAAAAACAGGTGAACAACAAAGGTACGATAGGTCCCCCTTCATATACGATACCAAAATAATCCCCTGATTTTGGCCCTTTTTCGTGATCACCATCTACGAAGTGACTGGAATCACCGCAGATGTATTGATACACAACGATACCGATAACCAACAATACAGGAATAACAAAAACGGGGTTAAGACCACCAGCTTGTTTTTTAGGAGCGGCCGCCTTGGCCGGTGCGGGAGATGTAGCCTTCTTTTCCATCAGACTTACTTTTAGGGTTTAATTGAAAAATAGTTTAAGTGTTTGCGCTGTAAAGAAAACGAAAATTTTAAACGGTTAATGCTTTAACCAAGAAAATTTTTGTTGGTGATTTTAAAAAATACTTATAAAAAATGCGGTACAAAGCTATAATATTTCAGAAAAAAAACGGCCAAAACACAGGTTAGTTTTTTTAATATTCCTAAATATTTCTTTGTCAAGCGACCTTTCTTAAGCCTGATCTCCTTCATTACGTAAGCCTTATCAACGGCCTCTGCAAACGTAACTGCTGTATTATCAAGTCAAAATACTTGGTTTGACAACTGAGCCGGGTACATTTTCCAAAGCTTATTCCAAAGTATTATAAAAGTATGTTTTACTCTATCTAAATTTTAAACATTCGCAAAAAATCCAAAATCAGTATCTGAAATCAAGGGTAAAACGCCCCTGTCTTACCTCATAAAATTAGATAAAAAAATCAGGCAGCAGCTCACTGTCGTTGACATCGGTATATTTATAATTGCTGAAGTCGGTGACACCGCTCTCCCTTAACACCTCTTCGTCAATAAAGAAGTTTCCGGTACACTCCCGACTGTTCCTGCTGAAAATAACATGCGCTGCATCGGCCATGATCTCCGGTTTACGGCAACGCTGAATGGATTGTTCACCTCCTAAAAGATTACGAACGGCGGCGGTTGCAATGGCGGTTTTAGGCCAAAGTGCATTAAAGGCAACTCCCTGTTTTCGAAACTCCGATGCCATTCCCAATACACACATGCTCATCCCGAACTTAGCCATAGTGTACGCAACGTGCGGAGCAAACCAGCGTCCTTCCATATTAAGTGGCGGCGAAAGATTTAAAACGTGAGGATTGGACGCTTTCAGTAAATGAGGCAAACAGGCTTTACTGGTAAGGAATGTACCTCTGGTGTTGATTTGGTGCATCAGATCGTACCTTTTCATATCTGTCATGAGGGTAGGCGTCAGTTGAATGGCACTGGCGTTATTGACCAAAATATCAATTCCTCCGAACTTTTTTACCGCTTCTTCCACCGCGTTATATACTTGGCTTTCTTCCCGTACATCTACCACCAGCGGCAACGCTTTGCCACCCGCCGCTTCAATTTCGGCAGCAGCGGTATAAATGGTCCCGGGCAATTTGGGATGGGGTTCCGATGTCTTGGCGGCAATGACAATATTGGCTCCCTCTTGGGCCAATCGAAATCCGATGGCCAAACCGATACCTCGGCTTGCTCCGGTGATAAAGACCGTTTTTCCTTGAAATTGATTCATGATTTAATGAATTGACAGGTTTATACTACAATTAACGAAGCACTATTGGCACGATTTATGATTTGAAAATCTAAACATTGTTTACAAAAAGGTAAGCGCTCCCAATAATAGAAAAAATATAGTTCTGAATTGGAGTCTAATAAGTCAAAGTATGAAATTACGCTCGACACTAGGGTTGGTTATGGGGGCTGTTCTGTTTTTGTTCAGTTGCCATAGATCAGCAATCGCACAGATAAACTGTGATGATGTGCCAGCCCCCGTCATCAGTTGTCAGAAACAGATAAGTTGCGCCGGGCAGCCTGTTACATTAAAAGCGGAAGGTTGTACCGGAACCGTTGAATGGTCAAATCAAAAAACAGGGGCGACTTTGACAGTGTACCCCACCCA
Above is a window of Runella slithyformis DSM 19594 DNA encoding:
- a CDS encoding energy transducer TonB, producing MAEIKASAATLDDIIFENRNKAYGAYDLRKVYRPTLTKSMFIGIGLFVLAMLSPALISLIPNEEQELNMTEMDLMKIPPPPIDPNEPPPPPPPPIEIPKVATIKFLPPEVKKDEEVPEESPPPVVEELEKAAVADKTQEGDENAQEAIIAPEETAPVKEEVKVVEAAPVEEQVFQVVEQNPEFPGGLSALGQYLSKNIKYPAAASRANVSGRVFLTFVVNTDGSIQDIAVLKGLGFGCDEEAIRVVKGMPKWKPGKQSGRNVRVKYNLPISFVLE
- a CDS encoding ExbD/TolR family protein, yielding MAEIAQGGGGGHGDKKVRSKKASTRVDMTPMVDLGFLLITFFILATTLSKPKSMSLAVPDKQNQDQPQETEPLKASKVLTLFLGKDNTVWALDRIAADDDKAKAELKKVSYGPDLRTLIFQSQAQVDREHGKDDKGISQFVVVLKPLKSSTYKNMVDALDEMAVTKSRRYALVDALTTSEKELLGDKAN
- a CDS encoding ExbD/TolR family protein, with protein sequence MPAIKPKRNFPMMDMTAMCDVAFLLLTFFILTAQFKSQDAATIETPSSISAIPVPDSDIMIISIGKDGKVYFGVDNQQTRIAMLENISQTEGVQFTDKQKKVFSLQSNFGVPIRALPQWLNVGVTNPDKMKDVPQPGVPTDSTAQNELAKWIYQARRANNGLRIAIKGDNVSKFPVFKDVMASLQAQNINKFNLITGSEAPPAGWTSDK
- a CDS encoding MotA/TolQ/ExbB proton channel family protein, encoding MEKKATSPAPAKAAAPKKQAGGLNPVFVIPVLLVIGIVVYQYICGDSSHFVDGDHEKGPKSGDYFGIVYEGGPIVPLLFTCFLTVLVFSIERFFILGRANGAGSIDEFVRKIKALLDKNEVEAAIKECDKQKGSVGNVVKTALHKFIELRTETELTKDQKLAALQKEVEEATSLELPMLEKNLTIIATLASVSTLTALLGTVLGMIRAFAAMGNTGAPDTGALATGISEALVNTALGIGTAAIATIMYSYFTSRIDTLTYKIDEIGLSIQQNFSAHN
- a CDS encoding SDR family oxidoreductase — translated: MNQFQGKTVFITGASRGIGLAIGFRLAQEGANIVIAAKTSEPHPKLPGTIYTAAAEIEAAGGKALPLVVDVREESQVYNAVEEAVKKFGGIDILVNNASAIQLTPTLMTDMKRYDLMHQINTRGTFLTSKACLPHLLKASNPHVLNLSPPLNMEGRWFAPHVAYTMAKFGMSMCVLGMASEFRKQGVAFNALWPKTAIATAAVRNLLGGEQSIQRCRKPEIMADAAHVIFSRNSRECTGNFFIDEEVLRESGVTDFSNYKYTDVNDSELLPDFFI